A DNA window from Bacillus sp. SM2101 contains the following coding sequences:
- the cobT gene encoding nicotinate-nucleotide--dimethylbenzimidazole phosphoribosyltransferase: MSIHVTIPPLAKQKGTEVSRYVDTLTKPQGSLGRLEEIAIALAEMTGESFPTVMPPGVIVFAADHGIAKEGVSAFPQEVTSQMVYNFLTGGAAINVFSRQIGAKFKIIDIGVANDINGEGLVNRKIKYGTANFLQQDAMSRSEAEQAVKVGYEEAEKFIKDGVKCLILGEMGIGNTTTSSAILAVLSDENVAEIVGHGTGISDDGKIKKIEAIKEAIVKRNPNSTEVYDILSKIGGLEIAGMTGAMLAAAHYRVPILVDGFICTIAACLAKVIDPVVVDYMIVGHQSVEPGHKVAIEFLGIKPLVNLGLRLGEGSGAAVAFPIVKSATLMLKEMATFTQAGVSNKEE; the protein is encoded by the coding sequence ATTAACAAAACCTCAAGGTAGTCTTGGTAGATTAGAAGAAATAGCGATTGCACTTGCTGAAATGACAGGAGAATCTTTTCCAACCGTAATGCCTCCTGGTGTGATCGTCTTTGCAGCAGACCATGGGATTGCCAAGGAGGGTGTATCTGCGTTTCCTCAAGAAGTAACATCTCAAATGGTTTACAATTTTCTAACAGGTGGAGCGGCTATAAATGTCTTTAGTAGACAAATAGGAGCAAAGTTTAAAATTATAGATATAGGAGTAGCAAATGATATTAATGGTGAAGGGTTAGTAAATAGAAAAATAAAGTATGGCACAGCGAATTTCCTACAGCAGGATGCAATGAGTCGTTCGGAAGCCGAGCAAGCTGTCAAGGTTGGCTATGAAGAGGCTGAGAAGTTTATAAAGGATGGGGTAAAATGTCTCATCTTAGGTGAAATGGGTATAGGAAATACGACAACAAGCAGTGCAATATTGGCTGTATTATCGGATGAGAATGTAGCAGAAATTGTCGGTCATGGTACGGGTATTTCAGATGATGGGAAAATTAAAAAAATTGAGGCAATTAAGGAAGCAATAGTGAAACGAAACCCAAATTCAACTGAAGTATATGATATACTGTCTAAAATAGGTGGATTAGAGATTGCTGGAATGACTGGTGCCATGCTTGCAGCTGCTCATTATCGAGTTCCAATTCTAGTTGATGGCTTTATTTGTACGATTGCAGCATGTCTTGCTAAAGTAATTGATCCTGTAGTTGTGGATTATATGATAGTTGGACACCAATCGGTTGAGCCTGGGCACAAAGTTGCAATTGAGTTTTTAGGAATAAAACCTTTGGTAAATCTTGGGCTTCGGTTAGGTGAAGGAAGTGGAGCAGCAGTTGCATTTCCAATCGTAAAATCTGCCACACTAATGTTAAAAGAAATGGCCACCTTTACTCAAGCAGGTGTGTCTAATAAAGAAGAGTAA